TCTATTAAAGACATTCCAGCTATTAAATGCTCAGGTCATTTAAACATTCCAGATGGTGAAGTATACTCTGCACCAGTTCGCGATTCTGTTAACGGTACAGTTTCTTATAACACGCCATCACCTTACAACGGCTATACATTTGAAAATGTACAACTTAAATTTGAGAATGGCCAAATCGTTGACGCAACTGCAAACGATTCAGAGCGCATTAACAAAATCTTCGATACAGACGAAGGCGCACGCTACGTTGGTGAGTTCGCAATCGGCGTAAACCCATACATCTTACATCCAATGGGAGACATTCTATTCGATGAAAAAATCGATGGCAGCTTCCACTTCACACCTGGACAAGCTTATGACGATGCATGGAACGGCAACAACTCTAACATCCACTGGGATTTAGTATGCATTCAGCGCCCTGAATACGGCGGCGGTGAAATTTACTTCGACGACGTATTAATCCGTAAAGACGGACGCTTCGTTGTAACTGAACTAGAAGCTTTAAACCCAGAGAACTTAAAATAATATGAAAAGCGCTCGGAATTCTATCCGAGCGCTTTTTCATTAATACTCTAATAATTTTTTAGCTACATCTTCTGGTACTTTAAAACTATTTTTATTTTTTATTTTACTAATTTTCAATTCAACCTCAACATAAGGGACATCTTTATATACTGTCATAGTACCAATTTCATGTAACTCTTTTTTATCTTTACTCGAATCCAATAATTTCGGTGTATCCTCTTGATACATTTTAAACGTTTTCCCTTGCGGAGTATCTAAAGGAGCCGATTCCATTTCCCACTCATCCATTTTGATTGATTCAAACAACTTTGTGATTTCTTTCTTATCGGTAATTGTTTTTTTATCGCTCGAATCAATAAGCGATTCTATTTCAATTTTTTGTGCCTTTTCTAAGCTAACATCAGACTTCTCTTTCTTCGCACTACATCCTATTAAAAGAATAGATGTGGTTAGCAAAAACAAAAACAACATACAGATTTTTTTCATGTCTAATCCCCCTGCACTATATAGAACTATTTTTCTCACTTTTTGTTTGCTGAAAATGAAAATAAAATAAAAGCGTCACTGCGATAGTATCTATTAATAGTGGGACATATAAAGGCAGCTCCCATTTAATATATACTCTAGTGCAAATAGCCAGCACCAGCAAAATTCCCAAACAAAATTTTTACATATTTCATTTCTTACCTACCATTTCTATTTTCACATGTGGATTTTCTTTCTCGATAAGCGCCAAAAATTCATCCGGATCTTGCGGCATCGCAATCATATGTACTTTATACGCATTCGTTGTAATCTCAAATGATTTTCCAACTTGACGAACAACTCTTATATCTTTTAATACAACGTCGTCATTTAAAATTCCGTATTTTAAAATACCATTTTCCACTTTATGTTTTTTAATGAACATTTCCCAAACGAGAGGGACATTTACAATAAAACATAATCCCATCCCAATTAGAGCTGAAGCCCAATCCCCTTTTCTTGTAAAGAACATAACTATTGGGTATATCACCATAAAAGCTAACGTTATACTAACGAAAATTATTCCTAACTTACTTCTCTGAATTGGAAAGTTCATACCCACACCCCTTAATCCAAATTATACCATAATTTCCATTTTGATTTATAAAAAAAGATCATTTATGAAGGATCTTTTTAAATAATATATCTATAAAATTTCTTATCTACCTCTAGCACCGGAAAACTTTTTGGCAACTCTTCTATACTCACACTTTGGAAACCATTCTTCTCATAAAAGCGATGCGCCGCTAAAAATTTTACTGTTGTTCCTAAATAAATATCTTTCAACTTTTTATCATCAGCCCACGAAATCGCTTTTTGAAGCAGCATATGTGATGCGCCCCATTCTTTTCCGCGGAACTCTTTCTTCACGAACATTTTTCTTAGCGCTACTTGATGCTTCCCAATATCTAATAAAGCTACCGTTCCAACTACTTTACCATCATAAGTTGCTACCCAAAAGCTTCCGTTGTCCCTTTGATAGAACGTTTCTATTTCTAGTAAGTCAGGCTGCTCTTCTTTTGTAATTGGGACATTGTATTCTTTTTGCTGAATATGAACAATGAGATCTACTACTTCATCTTGAAACTTACTTTCATATGGCATAATACAAATCTTCTCGTTCATCGAATATCCTTCCACTCCGAAGCTAGTAAACTATAAACAGCAATATCCTGAAAATGATCATACACCCATTCTTCATCTCGTAAAATTCCATCTAACTTAAACCCTAAACGTTCTGGGATTGCACGGCTTTTCGCATTTTCGACACCGCAACGAATTTCAATTTTATTCAGCTTTAAATTTTCAAATGCATAATGAAGCACAGTCTTCACACTTCGCGTCATAATACCTTTCGCGCCAGCATCTTCTGCAAGATAATATCCAAGACTCGTAGCTTTCTTACCCCAGCTCACCGGATGAATACCTACCATCCCAACGAGCTTTCCTTTATAACGTATGCCAGACTCGAACCCATCTCCCTCTGCAAATTTCCTTAACCACATCGGAAAAATCTCATTATATGCATCGGCAGATTTCGTCCCATCTACCCACGGAAGCCACTTTCTTAAATGGTTACGATTCTGATCTATTAATTCATATAGTTCCTCTTTATGATGTTTTTCTAATAGTTGTAATTCGATTTCGTCATCTACTCGGAGTGTGAACATGTTTTTTAGCCCCTTTTTAGTTTTCTTATTATTCTAACATTTAAAACTAAAGAAATGCACCATAATATATCAACGTTTTTTGAAATATATCGGCTTACCGACTAGATTCGACAACTCTGCACACCCACAACAGCACAAAAAAGACGCACAGCCATAGCTATGCGTCTTTTTTCTTACTTCTCTGCAACTTGAACTTCTTTTACGTAAGCTGCTTCGAATTTTTGGATGTCACCTGCGCCCATGAAAATAAGAACGCCGTTTTTATGTTTCTTTAATACCTCTGTTGTTGTATCTGTAATCAGCTCTGCGCCATCGATACGTTTTTGCAGATCTTCAATTGTTAATTCACCTTTGTTTTCACGTGCTGATCCGAAAATATCACATAAGTATACTTGGTCAGCTTTACTTAGGCTTTCTGCGAACTCATCTAAAAATTTCTCTGTACGTGAGAATGTATGTGGCTGGAATACAGCGACAACTTCACGCTCTGGATGTTTTTGACGAGCTGCTTCAATCGTTGCATTAATTTCTGTCGGATGGTGTGCATAGTCATCAATGATAACTTGCTCTCCCATCGGTTTTTCATTAAAGCGACGTTTAACACCTTCAAATGTTGTTAGTTGATGTTTAACCGCTTCTACATCAACGTCTTCGTAATGGCAAAGCGCGATAACTGCTAATGCATTTAATACGCTGTGATCGCCGTATCCTGTAATTTTGAACGTGTCATAATACGTATTACGAACGAATACATCGAATATAGTACCATCAGTTCTCTTTTGAATGTTACGTGCTTGGAAATCATTATCTTCTCCAAATCCATAGAAAATAACAGGTACTTTCGCTTGAATTTTTTGAAGTTCTTCATCATCACCACATGCAATAATACCTTTTTTCACTTGCAATGCCATCTCTTGGAATGCATTAAATACATCATTGATGTCTGAAAAATAATCTGGATGATCGAAATCAATATTTGTCATAATTGCATAGTCTGGATAGTAAGACAAGAAATGACGACGATACTCACAAGCTTCAAATACAAAATACTTACTATTTTCTACCCCATGCCCAGTTCCATCTCCAATAAGGTAAGATGTTGGGTGTGCGCCTTGCATTACATGGGCTAACAAACCTGTAGTTGATGTTTTTCCATGTGCACCAGTTACTGCAACACTTGTGTACTGATTCATAAGGTCACCTAAGAAGTGATGATAACGATGTACTGGGATATTTAATTCTTTTGCTGCTACGATTTCTTCATGCGTATCAGGAAATGCGTTTCCCGCGATAATCACTTGTCCTTCTTTAATATTATTTTTATCAAAAGGAAGGATGGAAATACCACGCTTTTCCAATGCTATTTGTGTAAAGAAACGCTTTTCATAATCAGACCCTTGAACAGTATGCTTCATGTCATGAAGAATTTGTGCTAATGAACTCATTCCTGTTCCTTTAATTCCTACAAAATGGTAAACTGTCATCTTAAAGAACCTCCAACATTTCGAACTAATACAACGGCCTATCTATAAGACAGTATATGAATCTTTTCTTATTTTGGTAATCATCATACATTTCTGATGCAGTGAATTTCTTTTTATATTCACTTATCAGTGATAAACTCATACGTACTTCTTTTATGTCCATAACACATTTATTATAGCAAAAAACAAGCCGCTATACTATGATAACAGAAAAACTGATAGGGTCAATCACCTATCAGTTTTTCTCGCTTTTACATATCTTCTTTTGTTTCTAATTGAACACGCTCTAGACGTGGATTTGGACGGTATTTACGACCAGCTTTCGCTTCTGGTTTTCCATCTAATTCTACGTTATCACCAGTAAAACCAATATTCATTTTTAATAAGCTACTTCCTACTCCGTATATATCGACAGGAACATTTTGAGCTTCAAATTCACGAATACGTTTCTCATCAAACCCACCAGTTACAACGATATCTACATGTTGGAAACCTTCCTCATCAAGAGCCTTACGAAGAGCAAATACAAGTGATGGATTTACACCACGCGGATCGAATGTTCCAAGTACTTCTGGATGACGAATGAAATATTGATCAATCATTGTACGGGACGTATCCACACGTACACCTTTTAATGTTGATCCAAATTCACGCGCTACGCGAAGTGCATCTGTAATGACATCATTGTTGTAATCAATTAGTACGACTAATTCATCTTCTGGGAATTTTTTGTGATATGCTTTTGCTGCTTCAACAACATCACCATTAAACATTTGAATTAAAGCGTGAGGCATCGTCCCCATACCACTTCTGCCCCACCATTCATTCATTGCATGCGTCGCTTGTGCGCTCATACCTCCGATGTATGCCGCATAACCGTCACCAGCTTGTTGAGTATAATGATCGTCACGATCTCCCATGAAAATAACTGGTTTTTCTTTATCTACACTACGTGCAGCTTGGACAACGTTATATACGTTTGTCGCAACTGATGTACGACGAGCTAAAATCCCATCAATTACACCTTCTAAAAAGCCGAAGTATTCATAAGGACCATGAATTGTTAAAACTGTTTCAAACGGACTAATATTATCGCCATCCTTTAAAGAATGAATTTCTAATTCCTCAGGATTTTTGGCGAATGTTTGTAGCAATGCGATTACCTCATCTGCTCCGCAAAGAACTGAATGTTCTTTTTGGAAAAACTGCATTGTTACAACACTTTTCGGGCGAAATTCTTCAATGATTTCTCTAGTTTTTAAAAAGTAAACGGCAGAGAACCAGCCTTCTCCAACACGTTCATCAAATTTAAATGTTTTATTTGTTAGTCGATTTATTTCACCTTTTAATTTTAATTCAATTTCTTTCATGTCGCTTTACTCCCTACTTTACTATCCAACATTTTCTCTTAGTATACAGCAAAACCGTTTACTATACATTTGTTTCCTGCATAGCGGCGAATTCATCCTCAGAAATAAGGACATCTCTCGGTTTCGTTCCTCTTCCTTCAGAAATAATCCCTTGCGATTCCATCTCTTCAATTAGACGTGCCGCGCGATTATAACCAATGCGGAATTTTCTCTGTACAGAAGATGTGGACGCTCCCCCTTGCTCTACAACAAATTGACATGCATCAAAAAATAGTTCATCTTCAGACTCACTCTGCTCTGATTTTGCTAATAAATCCTCTTGCTTAAATAAGTAATTTGGCTTCATTTGCTTTTTCACATGCTCAACTGTTCTTTCAATCTCTTCATCTGATACGTATACACCTTGTACACGAACTGGTTTAGACGTGCCGTTTCCTAAAAATAGCATATCACCACGGCCAAGTAATTTCTCCGCGCCCCCAATATCAATAATCGTACGCGAATCAACTTGAGATGATACTGTAAACGCAATACGCGTTGGAATGTTTGATTTAATTAAACCTGTAATAACGTCTACAGATGGACGCTGCGTCGCAACTAATAAGTGAATACCACAAGCACGAGCTTTTTGTGCAATACGACAAATCGCTTCCTCAACATCACCAGGAGCAACCATCATTAAGTCCGCTAACTCGTCAATGACGATTACAATATAAGGTAATGTCTCACCTGGGATTTCTCTCCCACTTACAATCGTATTGTAACGAGTTAAATCACGAGCACCAGCATGAGCAAACAATTCATAACGACGTTCCATCTCTTCAACCGCCCACTTTAACGCGGCTGTAGCTGCTTTTACGTCAGTAATAACAGGTGCTACAAGATGCGGAACAGAATTGTATGGTGCCAGCTCAACCATCTTCGGATCAATTAGTATCAACTTCACTTCATGCGGCTTCGCTTTATATAAAATGCTCGTTAAAATCGCGTTAATGCACACACTTTTCCCTGAACCAGTTGCACCCGCAATAAGTCCATGTGGCATTTTTCGAATATCCGTTACAATTGGATCACCTGAAATATCAAGCCCCAGCGCAACTGTAAGCGGTGATTCACTCTTTGTAAATACAGGACTTCTTAAAATTTCACGAAGGAATACTGGCTTACTTTCCTTATTCGGAACTTCAATTCCAATTGCACTCTTCCCTGGAATTGGTGCTTCAATTCGAATATCTTTCGCAGCTAAACTTAACTTAATATCATCACTTAAATTTGTAATTTTATTTACTTTCACACCTGGGTCTGGTTGTACTTCAAAACGAGTTACCGCCGGCCCTTGTGACACATTAATAACATGTGCTCCAACATGGAAATTATTAAATGTCGTATTTAATAATTCTTCCTGTTCTTCTAGCCACTCCGTATTATCTAATGCTGCCTGCTGCGGAATTGACAACAACGTTAATGGCGGAAATTCATACTTCGGCGGCGTTTGTAGTACGTTGCGCATATCGTTCTCTTTTTGATTTACAACATATGCTTTCTCTTGTACTTGTTCAGCCACCACTACTTGTTGCATCGGTTTTTCTTCTACTTGTGGTTCCACCACTACTTGCTGCATTGGCTTTTCTTCCACTTGAGCTTCTACTACCACTTGCTGCATCGGTTTTTCTTCCACTTGAGCTTCTACTACCACTTGCTGCATTGGTTTTTCTTCCACTTGAGCTTCTACTACCACTTGCTGCATTGGTTTTTCTTCCACTTGAGCTTCTACTACCACTTGCTGCATTGGCTTTTCTTCCACTTGAGCTTCTACTACCACTTGCTGCATTGGTTTTTCTTCTACTTGGGTTTCTACCACTACTTGCTGCATTGGTTTTTCTTCCACTTGAGCTTCTACCACTTGCTGCATTGGTTTTTCTTCTACTTGGGTTTCTACCACTACTTGCTGCATTGGTTTTTCCGTTACTCGTTCACCCACAGTAGATTGCGTTACGTTCGTTCGTACCGCATGTCTTTCCATTAACTTCTTTCTGTCTTGTTTTAACATGACAACGTTAAATGGAACATGACGCTTTTTCTCACGTTTCGGCTCTTCTTTTTGTGCAGCAGGCTGTTCTTCAACAACTTGTTTCTTTTCTTCAGCTTCTTCAATTAAAACATTCGCAAAGCTTTGAACATCTTTCTTCGTTTGCTCATCTGCTTCTGAAACTGGTACGAATACTTCACTTTCTTCCATGAACTCAATTGTTTCTTGCTGAGAAATCACTGGTTGCTCTTCAACTGCTATATTTTCTAACGACCCTGTATTCATCGTTTCTTCAATTACTTCTTCTTGTGGTGTTTCCTCTAATGCGAATTCCGTAACTGATTCTATTTCCTTAGATTCCTCTAATTCCACAACCTCTTCTGCTTCCTCAGATTCTTCTAACTCCGCAACTTCTTCTGCTTCCTTAGGTTCTTCTAACTCCACAACTTCTTCCGCTTCTTCCGCTTCTTTAGATTCCTCTAATTCCACAACTTCTTCTGCTTCCTCAGATTCTTCTAACTCCGCAACTTCTTCTGCTTCCTTAGGTTCTTCTAACTCCACAACTTCTTCCGCTTCTTTAGATTCCTCTAATTCCACAACTTCTTCTGCTTCCTCAGATCCCTCTAACTCCGCAACTTCTTCTGCTTCCTTAGGTTCTTCTAATTCCGCAACTTCTTCCGCTTCTTTAGATTCCTCTAATTCCGCAACTTCTTCTGCTTCCTCAGATTCTTCTAACTCCGCAGATTCTTCTAACTCCGCATCTTCTTCTGCTTCCTTAGGTTCTTCTAATTCCGCAACTTCTTCTGCTTCCTTAGGTTCTTCTAATTCCGCAACTTCTTCCGCTTCTTTAGATTCCTCTGATTCCGCAACTTCTTCTGCTTCCTCAGATTCTTCTAACTCCGCAGCTTCTTCTGCTTCCTTAGGTTCTTCTAATTCCGCAGCTTCTTCTGCTTCCTCAGATTCTTCTAACTCCGCAGCTTCTTCTGCTTCCTTAGGTTCTTCTAACTCCACAACTTCTTCCGCTTCTTTAGATTCCTCTAATTCCACAATTTCTTCTGCTTCCTCAGATTCTTCTAACTCCGCAACTTCTTCTGCTTCCTTAGATTCTTCTTCAAAAGCATCTGGTATTTCTATAGTAATTATTTCTTCAAGTTTTTCATCTGCTTTTACAATCACTACATCTTCTAAGGTTTCTTCTTCGACTTGATTTGCTGCAACTTCAGCAACAGTTTCTTCTATTTCTGTATTACATTCATTTTCTTCTGTTAATATCGAATACACATGCTCTACTTTAGAATCTATTGACTCTTCTTGTAAAGTTTCTTCGTTATCTTCTGTAGATGATAACGCCACTACATCTTGCTCCTGCTTCAAGGCTTGTACAATTGTAGCCTCTTCTTCCACATGCTGTCCTACTGTTTTATGAAGCAAATCATCACTTAGGCTTTCTTCTAATGAAGGGGCTTGACGTTCAACTTCGTAACCGTTTTTCTCTAACCATGTATCCACAACCGATTTTTCTTCTACTTTATTACTTCGTTCGTTCACTCCGTTCTTAACAGATGAACTTCCTTGTAGAACTCCCGAAAAGTCAGATAATGTATATCCCTTTTTCTCTAACCATGCGTCAACAACAGCTTTTCCTTCAACAGATATTTCAAGATCTTCTCTTTCCTTTTCTTCCTCCTGCACAACCTTCGTTTCTACTGAAGGACGGTTATATCCATAAATCGGAGAAATCATTTCTGTTGGACGAAATGGTCTACGGTTACTTTCTTGCGACGGTACGAATGCTTTTTTTACGACAGGCTCTGGTTCCGGTTCATATTGCAATTCCGGTTCCTCATATGTAGGTGCTTCTGTTTCCACATACGGTCGTCTGCTTCTTTCCACTTTTGTTCCTCTTTGAGTAGGCTGTTCTTCATATGTTCCTCTTTGAATAGGTTGTTCTTCAAAGTTAGGCAGTTCTCTTACATCCTCCTCATCGAATCCATTATCTGGTATTAGTGGAAAACGACATTTCCCTGCATTCCGACTTGCCATTTGTGCTTCTCTTGCTTCAGTGTAGTGGTTTACACGAGGAATTTTCGGCTGACTTACAATTTGCTTTGGTACTTCTTTATTCATCGCTGTTTTTTCTTCCTCTTTGTTAAACAGCTTTTTCATCCAATCTAACATGCTTACCACTCTTTCTACTAAATAGTAACAACCTTTATTGTATCAGCATTCGGCAAAAAGTGCAGGTAAAATTAAGCATATTAACTTTATCCATAATATTCTAATTTACGAGTGTTTTGTATATAGAAAAAAGCAGCCTTCCATATAAGACTGCAATTTAAGCTTTATTTTTCCGATATTCATCTACACTATCCGTCACGCTTTGTAATAAAGAATTTACATACTGTGGGTCTGATAATTTTTTGTCTTCTTCTGGGTTTGACATAAATCCGAGTTCTAATAGTACTCCAGGTACTTTTGACCAATTAAATCCAGAAAGGTCATCTCGAAATTTAATTCCATTTACTTTCACCTGATGATTTCCCCTCATTTTGTTTACAATTGTTTGAGAGACTTGAAGACTTTCAGCATAGATTTCTTTCGTATATTGATTTCCTTCTGCTGGCGTCAATACAGCGAACCCACTTTGGTTTGGATTTTCAGAACCATCCGCGTGAAGACGTAAAAATAAATTCGCCTTATGATCATTCGCGAATGCCGCTCGTTCCTTATTACTTATATCAACCTCATGTGACGTTCTTGTCATCAATACTTGTATACCTTTTGCTTCCAGTTTTTCTTTCAATATAAAAGCCATCTCTAATACAAGAACTGATTCCCTCTTTTTCGTTACAACTCCCGTTGTTCCGTCTGTTACTTTATATTTTTGCGTAGTTGCTCCTGGACCAATTGGCTCTAAATTTAAATTCGCTTTTTGTTGATGCCCCGGATCAATAACGACGAGAAACTTCTCTTGTTTCTCATCACTCTCTACTTTTTGTTCATTATTTTGTACGGGCTGTTCAGTCGTCTGTGCCAGCGGGATTTCCTCTGTCTTTTCTTTGGCCGACACTTCCTCCTGCTTAAGTTCAACTTGTTCATTCGTTTGAATTGCTTGCGGTTCTTCTCTCTTTTCTTGTTCTTCTTGCTGCTTTTCTACCGGTGCGTCTTCTTTTTTATCGTTGTTTTTTTCTTGTACAGAAGATGTTGTTTCTTTTTTCGGTTGTTCTTGTGAACAACCTCCCAAATA
This Bacillus mycoides DNA region includes the following protein-coding sequences:
- a CDS encoding PH domain-containing protein, translated to MNFPIQRSKLGIIFVSITLAFMVIYPIVMFFTRKGDWASALIGMGLCFIVNVPLVWEMFIKKHKVENGILKYGILNDDVVLKDIRVVRQVGKSFEITTNAYKVHMIAMPQDPDEFLALIEKENPHVKIEMVGKK
- a CDS encoding GNAT family N-acetyltransferase, which produces MNEKICIMPYESKFQDEVVDLIVHIQQKEYNVPITKEEQPDLLEIETFYQRDNGSFWVATYDGKVVGTVALLDIGKHQVALRKMFVKKEFRGKEWGASHMLLQKAISWADDKKLKDIYLGTTVKFLAAHRFYEKNGFQSVSIEELPKSFPVLEVDKKFYRYII
- a CDS encoding GNAT family N-acetyltransferase; this translates as MFTLRVDDEIELQLLEKHHKEELYELIDQNRNHLRKWLPWVDGTKSADAYNEIFPMWLRKFAEGDGFESGIRYKGKLVGMVGIHPVSWGKKATSLGYYLAEDAGAKGIMTRSVKTVLHYAFENLKLNKIEIRCGVENAKSRAIPERLGFKLDGILRDEEWVYDHFQDIAVYSLLASEWKDIR
- the murC gene encoding UDP-N-acetylmuramate--L-alanine ligase, encoding MTVYHFVGIKGTGMSSLAQILHDMKHTVQGSDYEKRFFTQIALEKRGISILPFDKNNIKEGQVIIAGNAFPDTHEEIVAAKELNIPVHRYHHFLGDLMNQYTSVAVTGAHGKTSTTGLLAHVMQGAHPTSYLIGDGTGHGVENSKYFVFEACEYRRHFLSYYPDYAIMTNIDFDHPDYFSDINDVFNAFQEMALQVKKGIIACGDDEELQKIQAKVPVIFYGFGEDNDFQARNIQKRTDGTIFDVFVRNTYYDTFKITGYGDHSVLNALAVIALCHYEDVDVEAVKHQLTTFEGVKRRFNEKPMGEQVIIDDYAHHPTEINATIEAARQKHPEREVVAVFQPHTFSRTEKFLDEFAESLSKADQVYLCDIFGSARENKGELTIEDLQKRIDGAELITDTTTEVLKKHKNGVLIFMGAGDIQKFEAAYVKEVQVAEK
- a CDS encoding nicotinate phosphoribosyltransferase, whose translation is MKEIELKLKGEINRLTNKTFKFDERVGEGWFSAVYFLKTREIIEEFRPKSVVTMQFFQKEHSVLCGADEVIALLQTFAKNPEELEIHSLKDGDNISPFETVLTIHGPYEYFGFLEGVIDGILARRTSVATNVYNVVQAARSVDKEKPVIFMGDRDDHYTQQAGDGYAAYIGGMSAQATHAMNEWWGRSGMGTMPHALIQMFNGDVVEAAKAYHKKFPEDELVVLIDYNNDVITDALRVAREFGSTLKGVRVDTSRTMIDQYFIRHPEVLGTFDPRGVNPSLVFALRKALDEEGFQHVDIVVTGGFDEKRIREFEAQNVPVDIYGVGSSLLKMNIGFTGDNVELDGKPEAKAGRKYRPNPRLERVQLETKEDM
- a CDS encoding DNA translocase FtsK, with amino-acid sequence MLDWMKKLFNKEEEKTAMNKEVPKQIVSQPKIPRVNHYTEAREAQMASRNAGKCRFPLIPDNGFDEEDVRELPNFEEQPIQRGTYEEQPTQRGTKVERSRRPYVETEAPTYEEPELQYEPEPEPVVKKAFVPSQESNRRPFRPTEMISPIYGYNRPSVETKVVQEEEKEREDLEISVEGKAVVDAWLEKKGYTLSDFSGVLQGSSSVKNGVNERSNKVEEKSVVDTWLEKNGYEVERQAPSLEESLSDDLLHKTVGQHVEEEATIVQALKQEQDVVALSSTEDNEETLQEESIDSKVEHVYSILTEENECNTEIEETVAEVAANQVEEETLEDVVIVKADEKLEEIITIEIPDAFEEESKEAEEVAELEESEEAEEIVELEESKEAEEVVELEEPKEAEEAAELEESEEAEEAAELEEPKEAEEAAELEESEEAEEVAESEESKEAEEVAELEEPKEAEEVAELEEPKEAEEDAELEESAELEESEEAEEVAELEESKEAEEVAELEEPKEAEEVAELEGSEEAEEVVELEESKEAEEVVELEEPKEAEEVAELEESEEAEEVVELEESKEAEEAEEVVELEEPKEAEEVAELEESEEAEEVVELEESKEIESVTEFALEETPQEEVIEETMNTGSLENIAVEEQPVISQQETIEFMEESEVFVPVSEADEQTKKDVQSFANVLIEEAEEKKQVVEEQPAAQKEEPKREKKRHVPFNVVMLKQDRKKLMERHAVRTNVTQSTVGERVTEKPMQQVVVETQVEEKPMQQVVEAQVEEKPMQQVVVETQVEEKPMQQVVVEAQVEEKPMQQVVVEAQVEEKPMQQVVVEAQVEEKPMQQVVVEAQVEEKPMQQVVVEAQVEEKPMQQVVVEPQVEEKPMQQVVVAEQVQEKAYVVNQKENDMRNVLQTPPKYEFPPLTLLSIPQQAALDNTEWLEEQEELLNTTFNNFHVGAHVINVSQGPAVTRFEVQPDPGVKVNKITNLSDDIKLSLAAKDIRIEAPIPGKSAIGIEVPNKESKPVFLREILRSPVFTKSESPLTVALGLDISGDPIVTDIRKMPHGLIAGATGSGKSVCINAILTSILYKAKPHEVKLILIDPKMVELAPYNSVPHLVAPVITDVKAATAALKWAVEEMERRYELFAHAGARDLTRYNTIVSGREIPGETLPYIVIVIDELADLMMVAPGDVEEAICRIAQKARACGIHLLVATQRPSVDVITGLIKSNIPTRIAFTVSSQVDSRTIIDIGGAEKLLGRGDMLFLGNGTSKPVRVQGVYVSDEEIERTVEHVKKQMKPNYLFKQEDLLAKSEQSESEDELFFDACQFVVEQGGASTSSVQRKFRIGYNRAARLIEEMESQGIISEGRGTKPRDVLISEDEFAAMQETNV
- a CDS encoding N-acetylmuramoyl-L-alanine amidase, whose protein sequence is MKYIKIMCAIAVIGIYLGGCSQEQPKKETTSSVQEKNNDKKEDAPVEKQQEEQEKREEPQAIQTNEQVELKQEEVSAKEKTEEIPLAQTTEQPVQNNEQKVESDEKQEKFLVVIDPGHQQKANLNLEPIGPGATTQKYKVTDGTTGVVTKKRESVLVLEMAFILKEKLEAKGIQVLMTRTSHEVDISNKERAAFANDHKANLFLRLHADGSENPNQSGFAVLTPAEGNQYTKEIYAESLQVSQTIVNKMRGNHQVKVNGIKFRDDLSGFNWSKVPGVLLELGFMSNPEEDKKLSDPQYVNSLLQSVTDSVDEYRKNKA